One stretch of Ipomoea triloba cultivar NCNSP0323 chromosome 8, ASM357664v1 DNA includes these proteins:
- the LOC116026948 gene encoding uncharacterized protein LOC116026948 — protein MSSSDKSDQVLATALQRRKRKRDSAATSKPQTEDRQKKQRKKPPQTEDRQKKQRKKPPQTEDRQKKQRKKPTTKRTKKGKEVEEDKPKTKKYFTVRTTPKQLFTLVSSLTEDQHQAVKDIGFGPLLDIKLTHCDGVLIKHILKKMGIERCSIEIGDGDDELCLSEDDVQSTLGLPRGKLPVVEGTSSNETEGFNTLVRDWRLRWGVEKGTPTTTEMLNKIVERQDSGDMFKRDFVIFVVTTLIRGYKNTFCNYRILYSLQDVSKIKEMNWCAYTIKSLLDIAETWKSNNDSSYSGPATFLMLSYLDRVQIRGLVLTQNPPTIREWTTKDIKATLAMHRKPGKYGRGKVIDRRPMPEEEVTHKPIESETVQRVTDSLKKMTSSIAEFGEVMAGIGTNNSAAEIIKNTFVNFSHTVNPTPSPNPTPPVPPESLLKDDDVFNEPSFLEAVAELEAAFYATMRNISPEINAPSFQLLTPTPSPPHFENPQAATTSPAETTAPAAASHAAAPATTAPPHAAATTTKSPAATSHAPTTAISSPRRRSQRGKSAQPSLEKTPPPPTQR, from the exons ATGTCAAGTTCTGATAAAAGTGATCAAGTCTTGGCAACTGCcttacaaagaagaaagagaaagagagatagtgCAGCTACGTCAAAACCACAAACAGAAGACAGgcaaaaaaaacagagaaagaagcCACCACAAACAGAAGACAGgcaaaaaaaacagagaaagaagcCTCCACAAACAGAAGACAGgcaaaaaaaacagagaaagaagcCTACAACAAAACGAACAAAGAAGGGGAAGGAAGTAGAAGAAGacaaaccaaaaacaaagaaatacttTACTGTTCGAACAACTCCTAAGCAGTTGTTCACCCTTGTCAGTAGTTTAACCGAGGATCAGCATCAAGCCGTAAAGGATATAGGATTTGGACCATTACTGGACATCAAGCTGACTCATTGTGATGGTGTGctaatcaagcacatattaaagaaaatgGGCATAGAACGATGCTCCATTGAAATTGGAGATGGTGATGATGAGCTGTGTTTGTCAGAGGATGATGTACAGTCTACACTTGGACTCCCGCGGGGCAAACTCCCTGTCGTAGAGGGCACTTCTAGTAATGAGACTGAAGGATTCAACACTTTGGTCAGGGATTGGAGACTGAGATGGGGGGTAGAGAAGGGAACCCCAACAACCACTGAAATGCTAAACAAGATTGTCGAGAGACAAGACAGTGGTGACATGTTCAAGCGTGACTTTGTCATCTTCGTGGTTACAACACTAATAAGGGGTTACAAGAACACTTTCTGCAATTACAGGATTCTATACTCACTGCAAGATGTgagtaaaatcaaagaaatgaatTGGTGTGCTTACACCATAAAGAGTCTGCTAGACATTGCAGAGACCTGGAAATCAAACAATGATTCCTCATACAGTGGCCCTGCAACTTTCCTAATG cTTTCTTACCTTGATCGAGTCCAGATCAGGGGGCTTGTTCTCACACAGAACCCTCCAACCATTAGAGAATGGACAACAAAAGACATTAAAGCAACGCTTGCAATGCATAGGAAGCCAGGGAAGTATGGTAGAGGAAAGGTGATCGATAGAAGGCCAATGCCTGAGGAGGAAGTGACTCATAAACCAATTGAGTCTGAAACTGTGCAACGAGTCACTGACTCActgaagaaaatgacttccagtaTTGCAGAGTTTGGAGAAGTCATGGCAGGAATTGGAACCAACAATTCAGCAGCTGAAATCATAAAGAACACTTTTGTCAACTTCTCCCACACTGTCAATCCAACACCAAGTCCAAATCCAACCCCACCGGTCCCACCCGAGAGCCTGCTAAAAGATGATGATGTCTTCAACGAGCCAAGCTTCTTAGAGGCAGTCGCTGAACTTGAAGCTGCCTTCTATGCAACCATGAGGAACATCTCTCCTGAAATCAATGCACCTTCTTTCCAGCTGTTAACTCcgacaccatcaccaccacattTTGAAAATCCACAAGCAGCAACAACATCACCAGCAGAAACAACAGCACCAGCAGCAGCATCACATGCAGCAGCACCAGCAACAACAGCACCACCACATGccgcagcaacaacaacaaaatcacCAGCAGCAACATCGCATGCACCAACAACAGCAATCTCATCCCCAAGGAGGCGATCACAAAGAGGAAAATCAGCCCAGCCTTCACTGGAGAAgaccccaccaccaccaacacagagataa
- the LOC116026637 gene encoding probable 28S rRNA (cytosine-C(5))-methyltransferase translates to MARKKPQARNTPAAMKQPKKSPGTETLAGKRLTNAERSAYFSRREAAKVLRTILQGDDRRQAVGSIKSLVYGPSVRNKRATYALVCQTLKHLSIIKDILGASNVLNSKWKRREELIYIVTYDILFGQEDSLAGDAEKFLLLRKDALQLALAQLLIRRGVKKVNELITPYKSDAQKPRYVRVNTLKMDVESALLELRKQYVVQKDDMIPELLVCPPGTDLHDHPFVQTGSILLQGKASSMVAASLGPKPGWEVIDACAAPGNKTVHLAALMKGQGKVIACELDKERFKRLKNTVKLAGAANVQVMHEDFLNLNPEDPSYSKVRAILLDPSCSGSGTAFDRLDHLLPSANAGAHDGFDMDRLQKLANFQKRVLEHALRFPAVERIVYSTCSIHQIENEDVINSLLPLATSHGFQLEKVFPQWPRRGFPVMVGSENLLRTDLVKDKEGFFIALFSREGKDRSVKSMRMERNASLRNRLRARRHLNLFFLKMFRTIWYAT, encoded by the exons ATGGCGCGCAAAAAGCCGCAAGCCAGAAATACGCCGGCGGCGATGAAACAGCCGAAGAAGAGTCCGGGGACTGAAACTCTGGCCGGGAAACGGCTAACCAATGCCGAGCGGTCAGCTTATTTCTCGCGGAGAGAAGCCGCTAAGGTGTTGCGCACCATACTACAAGGAGACGACCGGCGCCAGGCAGTGGGCTCCATCAAGTCGCTGGTGTACGGCCCCTCTGTCAGGAACAAGAGAGCTACTTATGCTCTTGTGTGCCAGACGCTCAAGC ATCTTTCAATAATCAAGGACATCTTAGGGGCATCTAATGTGTTGAACAGTAAATGGAAG AGACGAGAAGAGTTAATATACATAGTGACATATGACATTCTGTTTGGACAG GAGGACTCATTAGCTGGTGATGCTGAAAAGTTTCTCCTGCTCAGAAAGGATGCATTGCAGTTGGCTCTTGCTCAGCTCTTAATAAGAAGGGGAGTCAAAAAAGTGAATGAGCTGATAACTCCTTATAAATCTG ATGCTCAAAAACCTCGTTATGTCCGTGTAAATACCCTGAAAATGGATGTTGAGTCTGCCTTACTTGAGTTGAGGAAACAATATGTG GTTCAAAAGGATGACATGATCCCTGAATTGTTGGTATGTCCACCCGGTACTGACTTGCATGATCATCCTTTTGTACAAACTGGAAGCATCCTTTTGCAG GGCAAGGCAAGTTCCATGGTGGCTGCATCACTGGGACCTAAACCAGGATGGGAG GTCATTGATGCCTGTGCTGCACCTGGTAACAAAACTGTCCACCTTGCTGCTCTTATGAAGGGACAGGGAAAGGTTATTGCTTGTGAACTTGATAAAGAAAGGTTTAAACGTTTAAAAAACACAGTTAAATTGGCTGGGGCAGCTA ATGTGCAAGTTATGCATGAGGACTTCCTTAACTTGAATCCGGAAGATCCATCATATTCAAAG GTTCGTGCTATACTTTTGGATCCATCTTGCTCTGGATCTGGGACTGCTTTTGATAGGTTGGACCACCTTCTCCCATCAGCCAATGCAG GTGCTCATGATGGTTTTGACATGGATAGACTACAAAAGCTTGCAAATTTCCAAAAGAGAGTTTTGGAACATGCATTGCGTT TTCCAGCAGTCGAGAGAATTGTTTACAGTACCTGCTCTATCCACCAAATTGAGAATGAAGATGTTATCAATTCTCTCCTACCCCTTGCCACATCTCATGGATTTCAACTGGAAAAAGTTTTTCCCCAATGGCCTCGTCGTGGTTTTCCAGTTATGGTTGGAT CTGAAAATTTGCTGCGAACTGACCTGGTCAAGGACAAAGAAGGCTTCTTCATTGCTTTATTTTCAAGGGAGGGAAAAGATCGTTCTGTAAAGTCCATGCGGATGGAACGAAATGCTTCTCTTCGGAATAGACTGAGGGCACGGAGACATTTGAATTTGTTCTTCCTCAAAATGTTTAGAACGATATGGTATGCAACTTAA